The [Eubacterium] eligens ATCC 27750 genome segment GTCACCAATCATAATAGACTGTGACTTTGTTTCTGGCAGATTGTCAGCGTCCGCAAGTCCGGCAGCAGCAAGCCTTACAAACACTTCATCAATAACCTGGTTCTTATGTCTACGTTCTCCACCTTCTAATTCACTTCCAACAGCAACATCAAAATACTTATCAACATTAAAGTACTCTAATATTCTTGGAACATATATTTCAGGCTTACATGTAGCAAGTGCAATTATATATCCATCACTCTTTAATCCTTCAAGCATATCTGCTATCCCGTCAAAAAGAACATTTTCATATATTCCCTTGTCAGAATATCTTTCACGGTAATAATCAACTGCCTTTAGTGCTTTTTCTTTGTCAAATCCATAAAATTTTTCAAAGCTTTCATCAAGAGGAGGACCTATGAATCTTCGAAGCATCGCCTGGTCATTTTCTTCTATTCCAAGTTTCTTAAGTGCATGCTGCACACTTTTGGTAATTCCCTCGCTTGAATCTGTAATTGTTCCATCAAGGTCAAATAATATATATCTCTTAGTCATATTTTCTCCATTATCACATTAATTCACTGTAACTTCTGATATTGTAATCGGCTATCTGACAAATATCCTGCCAGTCATCCGCTGAAGCCTCATCATATACTGCCACAACAGTAAAACCGCCACTCTTGGCTCCCTGTGCAGCCGATAACACATCTTCAAACACAATACATTCATTCACACTGCACCCTGCTTTGCCGGCTGCTTTCATATATACATCCGGAAATTTCTTTCCTCTGGATACTTCATTTGTCTGTGTAAATGCATCAAAAAAATCATATATTCCATTTCTTCTAAGGCATGGCTCAAAAAGTGCCCTGTCTGATGATGTTGCCGATACAATCTTAAAGCCATTATTATGCATTTGTTCTATAAAAGCTTTCGCATACGGCTTTAACACCACCTTGTCAGTGTATGCCTTACATGCTGCATCATACCATTCTTTCATGATTTCTTCTGTAGATTCCGGCAGATTATACTTTTCCTTAGTATATACCGAACCGGATTCAAATGTATGTGTCTTAATCTCCTGCATATATTCCTTAGATACAGGAATTCCTCTTCTGCCCAAAAAATCCATGTCAACCTTAGCCCATACCTGTGTTGAATCAAGTATAGTTCCATCAAGGTCGAATATGATACACCGGCAGTTACTAAGATCTAACATGGATAACTCCTCCAGATTTATGTACTACTTATATGAAAATCTCTTCTTTACATTAACACTATATTCATCAGTATATTTCTTGATATATTCTGAATATTTTTTATTAAGCACTGTCGATTTTATAGAATCATCATCTGCCCCATCATAAGTTCTATTAATATAATAAACAATATAGTAGCATGAATTGGCGCTGTCTTCTATAACAGTTACATCACCCTCACTTCTGTCAGATGAAACAATCCAGTCAGCACATGCTGATTCAATGTCGCTCTTCTTAACATCGCTGACTAATGATGCATCATCAGCAGCATACTTATCTTCTTCATCATTTGAATAAATTCTGCACTGAGTGGCAAATGTAGCTTCGCTTGTTACTCCTGAAGCAAATTTATCTGCCTTTGTCTTTGCTTCTGCCATATCTGATGAGTCAGAGCTTCCGGCTTTCACTGTAAATGTTCTGTACTTAAACTTATCATATGTATCTTTATTTGACTGATAATACTCATCTGCTTCCTCATCAGTTGCTGCAAGCTTCTCTGTAAGCACCTCCTGATATGCAGTGCTCTTAAGATAATCCTTTAAAAACACCTTAACCCTCTTTTCATTTGCTTTCTTTCCAAAAAGCTGTTTAAGATAATCTGAATAAGACATATCTGCTTCGCCTGCTGCATCCTTTAATTTACCAATGAATTCATCATAATCAGCAGCTTCATTATCATATTCAAATCCATTTGCATCAGCATCTTCTAATAAGGCTTTAGTCTCTTTAATAGTTGAAACTGCTGAATTAGCAAAATAATCATACCATGTATAATCTGTTGAATATTCCTGGCTCTTATCTGACTGGCTTGTCTTATATCCCATATAAGATGTGTAATAATCACCATATGTCATAGTGCCATATATAGCTGTGTTAAGATTGTTTGTCTTGGCAATTCCATAATAGAAGTCAAACTCTATCTGACTTATTTTATCATCATTAACCTCAATATAATCATTATAAATGCTATTAAGTTTAAGACCTGCTGCCGTACCGCAGCCAAGTATGATAACAGCTAAAACTGCTATGCTGACCCATTTAGTAATAAATCTTCTCTTAGCTTCTTTTCTCTCTTCTTCTTTTCGTTTCTGCATCTTACGGTCATATTTAGTAACAACCTTCTCCTTATCTGATGCCGCATTATTATCAGCCATAATGTCCTCCCTATTCATATCCGTTAATTTCTTTAATTCTGTCTAACTGTTTCATCCACTCATGCGAGCATGCATCACTCGGCATTCTTAAATCACCTCTTGGCGATACTGCAACTGAACCGACCTTAGGTCCGTCAGGCAGACACGAGCGCTTAAACTGCTG includes the following:
- a CDS encoding HAD family hydrolase, which produces MLDLSNCRCIIFDLDGTILDSTQVWAKVDMDFLGRRGIPVSKEYMQEIKTHTFESGSVYTKEKYNLPESTEEIMKEWYDAACKAYTDKVVLKPYAKAFIEQMHNNGFKIVSATSSDRALFEPCLRRNGIYDFFDAFTQTNEVSRGKKFPDVYMKAAGKAGCSVNECIVFEDVLSAAQGAKSGGFTVVAVYDEASADDWQDICQIADYNIRSYSELM
- a CDS encoding peptidyl-prolyl cis-trans isomerase translates to MADNNAASDKEKVVTKYDRKMQKRKEEERKEAKRRFITKWVSIAVLAVIILGCGTAAGLKLNSIYNDYIEVNDDKISQIEFDFYYGIAKTNNLNTAIYGTMTYGDYYTSYMGYKTSQSDKSQEYSTDYTWYDYFANSAVSTIKETKALLEDADANGFEYDNEAADYDEFIGKLKDAAGEADMSYSDYLKQLFGKKANEKRVKVFLKDYLKSTAYQEVLTEKLAATDEEADEYYQSNKDTYDKFKYRTFTVKAGSSDSSDMAEAKTKADKFASGVTSEATFATQCRIYSNDEEDKYAADDASLVSDVKKSDIESACADWIVSSDRSEGDVTVIEDSANSCYYIVYYINRTYDGADDDSIKSTVLNKKYSEYIKKYTDEYSVNVKKRFSYK
- a CDS encoding HAD family hydrolase, giving the protein MTKRYILFDLDGTITDSSEGITKSVQHALKKLGIEENDQAMLRRFIGPPLDESFEKFYGFDKEKALKAVDYYRERYSDKGIYENVLFDGIADMLEGLKSDGYIIALATCKPEIYVPRILEYFNVDKYFDVAVGSELEGGERRHKNQVIDEVFVRLAAAGLADADNLPETKSQSIMIGDRKDDILGAKASGIDSMGVRYGFAEEQELEIAGADYIVETVEDIRKKLKTL